One part of the Eucalyptus grandis isolate ANBG69807.140 chromosome 10, ASM1654582v1, whole genome shotgun sequence genome encodes these proteins:
- the LOC104422060 gene encoding basic leucine zipper 43 — MESSGVSGLYYYCPSNPSPYPSQVTNLIQDQSPAFNFTRLSNSLYNFQFPPQGQELNGIGGNALASCLSNNSTSDESEEQQMSIINERRQRRMISNRESARRSRMRKQKHLDELWSQVVWLRHENHQLVDKLNQVSEDHDRAVQENVQLKEEASELRQMLTDMRLSSPISVLGDLDDVQCNAAYLRAEPSSHSIGGSTDLLG, encoded by the coding sequence atgGAGAGCAGCGGAGTGTCAGGATTGTATTACTACTGCCCTTCAAACCCATCTCCATACCCATCTCAAGTCACAAATTTGATTCAGGACCAATCTCCGGCATTCAACTTCACCAGACTCTCCAATTCGCTCTACAACTTCCAGTTTCCCCCGCAAGGCCAGGAGCTCAACGGCATCGGCGGCAACGCGCTGGCCTCGTGCCTCAGCAACAACTCGACCTCGGACGAGTCCGAGGAGCAGCAGATGAGCATCATCAACGAGCGGAGGCAGAGGAGGATGATATCGAACCGGGAGTCGGCGCGGCGGTCCCGGATGAGGAAGCAGAAGCACCTTGACGAGCTGTGGTCGCAGGTCGTCTGGCTCCGGCACGAGAACCACCAGCTCGTGGACAAGCTCAACCAGGTCTCCGAGGACCACGACAGGGCCGTCCAGGAGAATGTCCAGCTCAAGGAGGAGGCCTCCGAGCTCCGCCAGATGCTCACCGACATGAGGCTGAGCAGCCCCATCTCGGTGCTGGGGGACCTCGACGACGTCCAGTGCAACGCTGCTTATCTCAGAGCCGAACCGTCGAGCCACTCTATCGGGGGTTCCACGGACTTGCTGGGCTAG